Part of the Alkaliphilus flagellatus genome, AAGCTTCCTGTTACAATAGCTTCTGTATGCCCTACAAAAAGTCCCGATTTTTCTCCTGCACAAAGTAGATTTTTTATTCCTTTTACATTCATATTATTTTCTCTAGGTGCCATAGATAAGTAACGTACTGAATTTCCTATTCCACCTGAATAAGGATCTTCATATTTTGCATTTTCAAATCCCTTAAGTTTTCTAAGTTTTTCTAATGGATAGAATGGAGCCATAAGTTTAGCATGACCTGTATCAAGTAATATTATGTTTTCTGCATATTCTCTTAATGCATATTGCTGACAAACTTTCATATCAAGCTTACCCATATTAATATCTTCTTCAGGAACTGGAACAACTACTACTCCATTTATATTTAATTCATTAACAATTTCTTTTGATAATGAATCTTTATTAAGTTTACAAGAACCACTAAATGCACCAAACTCCCCGCTTGCTCTTTGTCCTAAAATATCTTCTACACCAGCTCTTTGACTTAAGCTTATTCTTGGCCCAAATGAAGGACACCTTAATACACACATAGCACAACCATTTCCATGCTTTATACAGTTACCCATAGGTCCTGTGGAACCTGTAGCTTCTATAAATATATCACCTTCAAATGTAATATCGTTATGAAGTTTAATTGCTGTAATCTTATCACCATCTTTAACTATATCAGTTACCCGATGTTGAAGATATAATTTAATCCCCATAGATTCAATTAACTTTCTAACTTGAGATTCTATAATTGCTACATCATATAAGCTAGAATGCTTATGTCCTGGAAAGTCCAAATTTTTATGTCGCGAACAACGGTCGGTTACTTCAAACAGTTCTGGTGCTCCTAATAATATAGTTTCCTCGGCAGCAGTATATCTTCCATTGTTCCGCATAATTCCTCCTGCATTTCCTAACCCTAAGAGCATATCTGTTCTTTCAAAAAGATGAACATCTCCTCCTGCCTTTTTAGCAGTTATAGCTGCAGCACACCCTGCCCATCCGCCACCTACAATTATAATTTTAGCCATTCCGAATCCCCCTTTAGATTTAATCTACTCTTTGAACCTTACAAGTTTTTATCCATATTCCATCCTCATTCATCT contains:
- a CDS encoding FAD-dependent oxidoreductase; the encoded protein is MAKIIIVGGGWAGCAAAITAKKAGGDVHLFERTDMLLGLGNAGGIMRNNGRYTAAEETILLGAPELFEVTDRCSRHKNLDFPGHKHSSLYDVAIIESQVRKLIESMGIKLYLQHRVTDIVKDGDKITAIKLHNDITFEGDIFIEATGSTGPMGNCIKHGNGCAMCVLRCPSFGPRISLSQRAGVEDILGQRASGEFGAFSGSCKLNKDSLSKEIVNELNINGVVVVPVPEEDINMGKLDMKVCQQYALREYAENIILLDTGHAKLMAPFYPLEKLRKLKGFENAKYEDPYSGGIGNSVRYLSMAPRENNMNVKGIKNLLCAGEKSGLFVGHTEAIVTGSLAGHNSIRAFLGIPLLQLPRDIASGDLIAYANERISTSEGLKERFTFAGSDYFKRMKDLNLYTVDTEVIKNKLERLNLLNIYSERLK